The following are encoded in a window of Streptomyces sp. 11x1 genomic DNA:
- a CDS encoding cytochrome ubiquinol oxidase subunit I yields the protein MDLALAPETLARWQFGITTVYHFLFVPLTISLAALTAGLQTAWVRSGKEKYLQATKFWGKLFLINIAMGVVTGIVQEFQFGMNWSDYSRFVGDVFGAPLAFEALIAFFFESTFIGLWIFGWDKLPQKIHLACIWMVSIGTILSAYFILAANSWMQHPVGYRINEAKGRAELTDFWLVLTQNTALTQVFHTLAAAFLAGGAFMVGIAAFHLARKKHIPMMKTSLRLGLVTVMIAGMLTAISGDLLGKVMFKQQPMKMAAAEALWDGEAPAPFSVFAYGDVDEGHNKVAIEIPGLLSFLANDDFDSYVPGINDVNKSEQEKFGPGDYRPNIPVAYWGFRWMIGFGMASVAIGAVGLWLTRRKFLLPQHLRVGDDEVPHLVLLPKKALGPTLTKWYWRIAVLTLGFPLIASSWGWIFTEMGRQPWVVYGVLRTEDAVSPGVSQGEIITSMIVFTTLYAILAVVEVKLLVKYVKAGPPELTEADLNPPTKIGGDSRDADKPMAFSY from the coding sequence GTGGACCTCGCTCTGGCGCCGGAGACTCTGGCGCGATGGCAGTTCGGCATCACGACCGTCTACCACTTCCTCTTCGTTCCCCTGACGATCTCGCTCGCCGCTCTGACCGCGGGCCTGCAGACCGCCTGGGTGCGCTCAGGGAAGGAGAAGTACCTCCAGGCCACCAAGTTCTGGGGCAAGCTCTTCCTGATCAACATCGCGATGGGTGTCGTCACCGGCATCGTCCAGGAGTTCCAGTTCGGCATGAACTGGTCCGACTACTCCCGCTTCGTCGGTGATGTCTTCGGGGCTCCGCTCGCCTTCGAGGCGCTGATCGCCTTCTTCTTCGAGTCCACCTTCATCGGCCTGTGGATCTTCGGCTGGGACAAGCTCCCGCAGAAGATCCATCTGGCCTGCATCTGGATGGTCTCCATAGGCACGATCCTGTCGGCGTACTTCATCCTCGCGGCCAACTCCTGGATGCAGCACCCGGTCGGCTATCGGATCAACGAGGCGAAGGGCCGGGCCGAGCTCACCGACTTCTGGCTCGTCCTGACCCAGAACACCGCGCTGACCCAGGTCTTCCACACCCTCGCGGCGGCCTTCCTCGCCGGCGGAGCCTTCATGGTCGGCATCGCCGCCTTCCATCTGGCCCGCAAGAAGCACATCCCGATGATGAAGACCTCGCTGCGCCTCGGTCTGGTCACCGTGATGATCGCCGGCATGCTCACCGCGATCAGCGGCGACCTCCTCGGCAAGGTCATGTTCAAGCAGCAGCCGATGAAGATGGCGGCCGCCGAGGCCCTGTGGGACGGCGAGGCGCCCGCGCCGTTCTCCGTCTTCGCCTACGGAGACGTCGACGAGGGCCACAACAAGGTGGCCATCGAGATCCCCGGCCTGCTGTCCTTTCTCGCCAATGACGACTTCGACTCGTACGTCCCCGGCATCAACGACGTCAACAAGTCCGAGCAGGAGAAGTTCGGGCCCGGTGACTATCGGCCCAACATCCCCGTCGCCTACTGGGGCTTCCGCTGGATGATCGGCTTCGGCATGGCGTCCGTCGCGATCGGCGCGGTCGGCCTCTGGCTCACCCGGCGGAAGTTCCTGCTGCCGCAGCACCTGCGGGTCGGCGACGACGAGGTGCCGCATCTCGTACTGCTGCCGAAGAAGGCCCTCGGTCCGACGCTCACCAAGTGGTACTGGCGCATCGCGGTCCTCACCCTGGGCTTCCCGCTGATCGCCAGCTCCTGGGGCTGGATCTTCACCGAGATGGGCCGTCAGCCCTGGGTCGTCTACGGCGTGCTGCGCACCGAGGACGCGGTCTCCCCCGGTGTCTCCCAGGGCGAGATCATCACCTCGATGATCGTCTTCACCACGCTGTACGCGATCCTCGCCGTCGTCGAGGTCAAGCTGCTCGTGAAGTACGTCAAGGCGGGGCCGCCCGAGCTGACGGAGGCCGACCTCAACCCGCCCACGAAGATCGGCGGCGACTCCCGTGACGCCGACAAGCCGATGGCCTTCTCGTACTAG
- the cydB gene encoding cytochrome d ubiquinol oxidase subunit II — translation MELHDVWFVLIAVLWIGYFFLEGFDFGVGVLTKLLARNRPEKRVLINTIGPVWDGNEVWLLSAGGATFAAFPEWYATLFSGFYLPLLLILVCLIVRGVAFEYRVKRPEEKWQRNWETAIFWTSLLPAFLWGVAFANIVRGVKIDRDFEYVGGLTDLLNPYALLGGLVTLALFTFHGTVFVGLKTVGDIRERARTLALRVGAVTAGVALLFMLWTQIEKGDGASLVAAVVAVTALVVALAAVRAGREGWAFALSGVTIVAAVAMLFLTLFPNVMPSSLNEDWSLTVTNASSSPYTLKIMTWCAAIATPVVMLYQGWTYWVFRKRIGTQHIAESVH, via the coding sequence ATGGAACTTCACGACGTCTGGTTCGTCCTCATCGCCGTCCTGTGGATCGGCTACTTCTTCCTGGAGGGATTCGACTTCGGGGTCGGCGTCCTCACCAAACTGCTGGCCCGGAACCGTCCGGAGAAGCGGGTCCTCATCAACACCATCGGGCCCGTCTGGGACGGCAACGAGGTCTGGCTGCTCTCGGCGGGCGGCGCGACCTTCGCCGCCTTTCCCGAGTGGTACGCCACCCTCTTCTCCGGCTTCTATCTGCCGCTGCTGCTCATCCTGGTCTGCCTGATCGTCCGCGGTGTGGCGTTCGAGTACCGGGTGAAGCGGCCGGAGGAGAAGTGGCAGCGCAACTGGGAGACAGCGATCTTCTGGACCTCGCTGCTCCCCGCCTTCCTGTGGGGCGTGGCCTTCGCCAACATCGTGCGCGGGGTGAAGATCGACCGCGACTTCGAGTATGTAGGCGGCCTCACCGACCTGCTCAACCCGTACGCCCTGCTGGGCGGACTGGTCACGCTGGCCCTGTTCACCTTCCACGGAACGGTGTTCGTCGGCCTCAAGACCGTCGGGGACATCCGTGAGCGGGCGCGCACGCTGGCCCTGCGGGTGGGTGCCGTGACGGCCGGAGTGGCGCTGCTCTTCATGCTCTGGACTCAGATCGAGAAGGGCGACGGCGCTTCACTGGTCGCTGCGGTCGTGGCCGTGACCGCACTGGTGGTGGCGCTGGCGGCGGTTCGGGCGGGGCGCGAGGGCTGGGCGTTCGCCCTGTCGGGGGTCACCATCGTGGCCGCCGTCGCGATGCTCTTCCTGACGCTCTTCCCGAACGTCATGCCGTCCTCGCTGAACGAGGACTGGAGCCTCACCGTCACCAACGCCTCGTCCAGCCCGTACACCCTGAAGATCATGACCTGGTGCGCGGCCATCGCCACACCGGTGGTCATGCTCTATCAGGGGTGGACCTACTGGGTGTTCCGCAAGCGGATCGGTACGCAGCACATCGCCGAGTCGGTGCACTGA
- the cydD gene encoding thiol reductant ABC exporter subunit CydD: protein MKPIDPRLLRYARATRFFLVVVVGLGVAGAALVIAQAMLIAEVVVGAFQYGMPVSALRTPLLLLVAVALGRALVSWLTELAAHRASAAVKSELRGRLLERATALGPGWLSGQRTGSLVALATRGVDALDDYFSRYLPQLGLAVVVPVAVLARIVTEDWVSAAIIVGTLPLIPVFMVLIGWATRSQMDRQWRLLSQLSGHFLDVVAGLPTLKVFGRAKAQAESIKRITGEYRRATMRTLRIAFLSSFALELLATISVALVAVTIGMRLVHGEMDLYIGLVILVLAPEAYLPVRQVGAQFHAAAEGLAAAEEIFEILETPVPASGTGTVPPVSELRFDGVTVRYPGRSYDAVSDVSFTVAPGETVALVGPSGVGKSTLLSVLLGFTAATSGGVRVGGADLASLDLDAWRSQVAWVPQRPHLYAGSIAENVRLARADADEEAIRRALADAGALDFVDALPAGADTVLGEDGVGLSAGQRQRLALARAFLADRPVLLLDEPTASLDGETEAEIVEAVRRLAVGRTVLLVVHRPALLGVADRVVRLEEATGRGAAPAAERDRVLAASPRSEHEEAPEPTPGEDLPLERRGGVLSRVRRMAGPRRGRLTLALLLGSLALGSAVGLMATSGWLISRASQQPPVLYLMVAVTATRAFGIGRAVFRYTERLVSHDAVLRMLADTRVAVYRRLERLAPAGLRTIRRGDLLSRLVADVDALQDYWVRWLLPAGAAVTVSAASVGFTAWLLPEAGAALAVGLLAAGAGVPVVTGAVARRAEYRLAPARGVLATRVADLLTGTAELAVAGALPARTAEARRADRALTGIASRAATATALGDGLTALVSGLTVAATALFGAQAVVDGRLSGVAMAVVVLTPLAAFEAVLGMPLAVQFRQRVRRSAERVYEMLDTPEPVREPEESAEAPVSPFPLRLEGLGARYAGQDRNALTALDLTLEEGRRIAVVGVSGAGKTTLAQVLLRFLDAREGTYTLGGVDASTLDGDVVRRLVGLCAQDAHLFDSSVRENLLLARKDAGEAELRDALARARLLDWADELPDGLDTLIGEHGARLSGGQRQRLALARALLADFPVLVLDEPAEHLDLPTADALTADLLAATEGRTTLLITHRLVGLDAVDEVVVLAEGRVAQRGTYAELALAEGPLREMVEREAAGELLAAV from the coding sequence GTGAAACCGATCGACCCACGACTGCTGCGGTACGCGCGTGCCACTCGCTTCTTCCTGGTGGTCGTCGTCGGACTGGGTGTTGCGGGAGCCGCGCTCGTCATCGCGCAGGCCATGCTCATCGCCGAGGTGGTGGTCGGGGCCTTCCAGTACGGGATGCCGGTCTCCGCACTCCGCACCCCCCTGCTGCTCCTGGTCGCGGTCGCGCTCGGCCGGGCCCTGGTCTCCTGGCTGACCGAACTGGCCGCTCACCGTGCGAGTGCGGCGGTGAAGTCGGAGCTGCGGGGGCGGCTGCTGGAACGGGCGACCGCACTGGGGCCCGGCTGGCTGAGCGGACAGCGCACCGGCTCACTGGTTGCCCTCGCCACCCGTGGGGTCGACGCGCTGGACGACTACTTCTCGCGCTATCTGCCGCAGTTGGGCCTCGCGGTCGTCGTGCCCGTCGCGGTCCTCGCGCGGATCGTCACCGAGGACTGGGTGTCGGCGGCGATCATCGTCGGGACCTTGCCGCTGATCCCCGTCTTCATGGTGCTCATCGGCTGGGCCACCCGCTCGCAGATGGACCGTCAGTGGCGGCTGCTGTCACAGCTGTCGGGGCACTTCCTGGATGTCGTGGCCGGGCTGCCGACGCTGAAGGTGTTCGGCCGGGCCAAGGCCCAGGCCGAGTCGATCAAGCGGATCACCGGTGAGTACCGCCGGGCGACCATGCGGACGCTGCGGATCGCCTTCCTGTCGTCCTTCGCGCTGGAGCTGCTCGCGACGATCTCGGTGGCCCTGGTCGCGGTCACCATCGGCATGCGGCTCGTGCACGGCGAGATGGACCTGTACATCGGTCTGGTCATCCTCGTCCTGGCTCCCGAGGCGTATCTGCCCGTCCGGCAGGTGGGCGCCCAGTTCCATGCGGCCGCCGAGGGGCTCGCGGCCGCCGAGGAGATCTTCGAGATCCTGGAGACCCCGGTGCCGGCGTCCGGGACCGGAACAGTGCCGCCCGTGAGTGAACTCCGCTTCGACGGGGTGACCGTCCGTTACCCCGGCCGGTCGTACGACGCCGTCTCCGACGTCTCGTTCACCGTGGCCCCCGGTGAGACGGTGGCCCTCGTCGGGCCGAGTGGCGTAGGCAAGTCGACCCTGCTGAGCGTCCTGTTGGGGTTCACGGCAGCCACCTCCGGCGGGGTGAGGGTCGGGGGAGCCGACCTCGCCTCGCTCGACCTGGACGCGTGGCGATCGCAGGTGGCCTGGGTGCCGCAGCGGCCGCATCTGTACGCCGGGTCGATCGCGGAGAACGTACGGCTGGCCCGTGCGGACGCGGACGAGGAGGCGATACGGCGGGCGCTCGCCGACGCGGGAGCGCTCGATTTCGTGGACGCCCTGCCCGCCGGGGCCGACACGGTCCTCGGTGAGGACGGCGTCGGACTCTCCGCCGGACAGCGACAACGCCTCGCTCTCGCCCGGGCGTTCCTCGCCGACCGCCCCGTGCTGCTACTCGACGAGCCGACGGCCTCGTTGGACGGGGAGACCGAGGCGGAGATCGTGGAGGCGGTACGGCGGCTGGCCGTGGGCCGGACCGTGCTGTTGGTGGTTCACCGTCCGGCCCTGCTGGGGGTGGCGGACCGGGTGGTGCGGCTGGAGGAGGCCACCGGGCGCGGGGCGGCGCCGGCCGCCGAGCGGGACCGGGTGCTCGCCGCCTCCCCTCGGTCGGAACATGAGGAGGCACCGGAGCCGACGCCCGGGGAAGACCTGCCGCTGGAGCGGCGCGGAGGCGTGCTGAGCCGGGTCCGCCGGATGGCCGGACCGCGACGGGGCCGGCTCACCCTCGCGCTGCTGCTCGGCAGCCTCGCGCTGGGCAGCGCGGTCGGGCTGATGGCGACCTCCGGATGGCTGATCTCGCGGGCCTCGCAGCAACCCCCGGTGCTGTATCTGATGGTCGCGGTGACGGCGACGAGGGCGTTCGGGATCGGGCGGGCCGTGTTCCGGTACACCGAGCGGCTGGTGTCGCACGACGCCGTGCTGCGGATGCTGGCCGACACACGGGTGGCCGTCTACCGGCGGCTCGAACGACTGGCACCCGCAGGACTGCGCACGATCCGCCGGGGCGACCTGCTCTCACGGCTGGTCGCCGACGTCGACGCGCTGCAGGACTACTGGGTGCGCTGGCTGCTGCCCGCAGGGGCGGCGGTCACGGTCTCCGCCGCCTCCGTCGGGTTCACCGCCTGGCTGCTGCCCGAGGCGGGAGCCGCGCTGGCCGTCGGTCTGCTCGCGGCCGGTGCCGGGGTCCCGGTCGTGACCGGGGCCGTGGCGCGGCGGGCGGAGTACCGGCTGGCGCCGGCCCGTGGGGTGCTGGCCACGCGTGTGGCCGATCTGCTCACCGGCACCGCCGAGTTGGCGGTCGCGGGCGCCCTGCCCGCGCGTACGGCGGAGGCACGCCGGGCCGACCGGGCGCTCACCGGGATCGCCTCCCGGGCCGCCACGGCCACCGCGCTCGGCGACGGGCTCACCGCGCTCGTCTCCGGACTCACCGTCGCCGCCACCGCGCTCTTCGGCGCCCAGGCGGTCGTCGACGGACGGCTGAGCGGTGTGGCCATGGCCGTCGTCGTGCTCACCCCGCTGGCCGCGTTCGAGGCGGTGCTGGGAATGCCGCTCGCCGTCCAGTTCCGCCAGCGGGTGCGCAGGAGCGCGGAGCGCGTGTACGAGATGCTGGACACCCCCGAACCCGTCCGCGAACCGGAGGAGTCGGCCGAGGCGCCGGTGTCGCCGTTCCCGCTGCGGCTCGAAGGGCTCGGCGCGCGGTACGCCGGGCAGGACCGGAACGCGCTCACCGCGCTGGACCTCACCCTCGAGGAGGGCCGCAGGATCGCCGTGGTCGGCGTCTCGGGGGCGGGCAAGACGACGCTCGCGCAGGTGCTGTTGCGGTTCCTGGACGCGCGCGAGGGGACCTACACGCTGGGCGGCGTGGACGCGAGCACGCTCGACGGGGACGTCGTGCGGCGGCTCGTGGGGCTGTGCGCCCAGGACGCGCACCTCTTCGACAGTTCGGTGCGGGAGAACCTGCTGCTCGCCCGTAAGGACGCCGGTGAGGCGGAGTTGCGGGACGCGCTCGCGCGGGCACGGCTGCTCGACTGGGCGGACGAACTGCCGGACGGGCTCGACACCTTGATCGGCGAGCACGGGGCGCGGCTGTCTGGCGGCCAGCGTCAGCGGCTCGCGCTCGCCCGCGCGCTGCTGGCCGATTTCCCGGTCCTCGTTCTCGACGAGCCGGCGGAGCACCTGGACCTGCCGACGGCCGACGCGCTCACCGCGGATCTGCTGGCCGCGACCGAGGGCCGTACGACCCTGCTGATCACCCATCGGCTGGTCGGCCTCGACGCGGTGGACGAAGTCGTCGTACTGGCGGAGGGGCGCGTCGCGCAGCGCGGGACCTACGCGGAACTGGCCCTGGCGGAAGGCCCCTTGCGGGAGATGGTGGAACGGGAAGCGGCCGGGGAGCTGCTGGCCGCGGTCTGA
- a CDS encoding M23 family metallopeptidase, with amino-acid sequence MRFSRRHSLLVAVVLCASATVAVRPTAADSDRRGAGGASGASAEEGISARVARLFEEAAVATQRYEAGRQAAEAQKARTERLEKLLTRERKQIAVLNADLGRIARAQYREGGGVPYTAQMLFAKDTEELMRGQRAVWQADLAVNNAVARSRRAETRLAADEAEATKAWRALEEWRTGLSGIKKTIEQKLEEAQWTLQGQADEAVAAGACRGAVRLEQPDGKRSSRWVAPVATYELSAGYGSGGERWASRHTGQDFAVPIGTPVRAVGAGRVVKVSCGGAFGIEIVVEHAGGYFTQYAHLAAVTVDQGDRVGPGQWIGQSGTTGNSTGPHLHFEVRVTPELGSGVDPVPWLRKRGVTL; translated from the coding sequence ATGCGCTTCTCTCGCCGACACTCGCTGCTCGTCGCCGTGGTGCTGTGCGCCTCGGCCACCGTCGCGGTCCGGCCGACGGCGGCCGACAGCGATCGCAGAGGGGCCGGCGGGGCCTCGGGAGCGTCCGCGGAGGAGGGCATCAGCGCCCGGGTGGCGAGGCTGTTCGAGGAAGCGGCGGTGGCCACCCAGCGGTACGAGGCGGGTCGGCAGGCGGCGGAGGCACAGAAGGCGCGGACGGAGCGACTGGAGAAGCTGCTCACCCGGGAGCGGAAGCAGATCGCGGTGCTCAACGCCGATCTCGGCCGGATCGCGCGCGCCCAGTACCGCGAGGGCGGCGGGGTGCCGTACACCGCGCAGATGTTGTTCGCGAAGGACACCGAAGAGCTGATGCGAGGTCAGCGGGCGGTCTGGCAGGCCGATCTGGCCGTCAACAACGCCGTGGCCAGGAGCCGTCGCGCGGAGACGCGGCTGGCCGCGGACGAGGCCGAGGCGACCAAGGCGTGGCGAGCGCTGGAGGAGTGGAGGACCGGGCTCTCCGGGATCAAGAAGACGATCGAGCAGAAGCTCGAAGAGGCGCAGTGGACGCTTCAGGGCCAGGCCGACGAGGCGGTCGCGGCCGGTGCCTGCCGGGGAGCCGTCCGCCTGGAGCAACCGGACGGCAAGCGGTCGAGCAGGTGGGTGGCTCCGGTGGCCACGTACGAACTCTCCGCGGGCTACGGCAGCGGTGGTGAGCGCTGGGCCAGTCGGCACACCGGGCAGGATTTCGCGGTGCCGATCGGCACGCCGGTACGGGCGGTCGGTGCGGGCCGCGTGGTGAAGGTGTCGTGCGGGGGTGCCTTCGGCATCGAGATCGTCGTCGAGCACGCGGGCGGCTACTTCACGCAGTACGCACACCTCGCCGCCGTCACCGTCGATCAGGGGGACCGTGTGGGCCCGGGCCAGTGGATCGGTCAGTCGGGCACCACCGGCAACTCCACGGGACCCCACCTGCACTTCGAGGTACGGGTCACCCCGGAGCTGGGCTCGGGGGTGGACCCCGTGCCGTGGCTGCGCAAGCGCGGGGTGACGTTGTAG